In the genome of Harmonia axyridis chromosome 4, icHarAxyr1.1, whole genome shotgun sequence, the window taaacaattaaacTAGTATTTTggataaactttattattaacatttttATATGAATCATCTTACAATTCAATATGCTCAATCATTTCGGTCCAAAAACAGTCAACAGAGAGTTATGTATATGAAATATAACAAACCTGATAAAACTTTAACAATTAGATTAAATAGAATACGTGAAGTCCTTCATCAATGCCTGGTCATGTTATTTCGATCAAATTGCCATCGTCATCttttttaaatcaatttaaTTCTCCTTGAACGACCTAACAGCTTCTGGCCTGCAGATTGAGCCGAGAATACAATTGTTTTGCCTCTCCTGTTCGAACTGCATGGGTCACATGGATTGCAGGGTTCACATGGATTGGAGGGTTCACATGGTTCGCATGGTTCACAAAATGGTTCACAGCGTTGTTCGCATGGCTCACAGCATGGTTCGCAGCGTTTTTCGCATGGCTCACAGCAGGGTTCACAGCGTTGATCGCATGGCTCACAGGAGGGTTCACAGCGTTGTTCACATGGCTCACAGCATGGTTCACAACGTGGTTCACAGAGTGGTTCACATCGTGGTTCGCAGCGTGGTTCACATGGCTCACAGCTTGGTTCACAGCGTCTTCTTTCACACACCCTGGTTACATAGGATTCTTGTACATAACGTACAGAACGTTCGTTTATAACTTGCGGAATGTAACGTACTCGTGGTTGGACAGTCACTTTTGGCACCATCCTTGTACGTCTTACATATCTGCACCTTTCTCCTCCTGATTCTCTCTTCTTACGATCCTAGGGCAGATATATTATTCAAACCTGTTATTTTAAGAACATTTAAAAATTTCGCGAACAATccgtaaattgaaattttgaaaatcattgGAGAATGCAGTCTATATCAACAATTTAAcccgaatttgaaaatttttcaagaagcgAATATAAATGAAAGATACATGAATATAAATTAATCCagtaatattaataaataaattaccTTCTTCACTACGGTTGTAGTTGAAGAGCTGCAACTCTTCGTACTCTTCTCCAAAACCTTGCTCTCGTTGTTGGAACAAGTCGATTTCTTCGTAGTGGTTGTATTCTCTACTTCAGACTCACAACTGGAGCTATCGTCTTTGCAATGATTATGCCTACGCCAGTGGCAATCATCTCCTCGTCTTTCACATCTATTGCCTTCCGACCGGCTGCAAATCAATACCTGAAAAATAAATcctgaaaaatattgtttttgaaaGAATACAAATTAAATCACCTTCCTACAGTTAGGAACAACTCTCTCGCAACCATTGTCAATTACTCTGCATTCCCTTCTTCTTGGGATGACCTTGGCTGGGACCTCTTCGCCATCACACCATGCTTTTCCACAGAAAATGTCGCTACCATCATCATCCCTTCCATACCAAACAGAATTGTCTGGTACCTTGAAGTCTTCACAAGTTTGCCATGCGTAATTTGAATTGCATCCACGGCGATTCCATTGAGGAGAAGAAAATCTTCCTGAAGAGCGAGGAAAGAGAAAAGTATatcattaaaaatgatttttcagaTATGAACAAAATTGATACATTTTCTTGAACCTTCAAGCGCTCTTCTTTGTGATCTGAATGCATGAGAAATTTAATTAcataaaaagtgttttttttagagctatagaactttaaatcacaatgaaacaacgatggattattcgattgaaatgcattccatttattcgcaagataatcttgtggtattacatttcaaatatgatttctggcatatgaccgccacggctggctcggatgtagtccaatctggacctccaattttcgatgactttttccaacatttgtggccgtatatcggcaataacacagcgaatgttgtcttccaaatggtcatgggtttgtggcttatccgcatacaccaatgactttacatagtcccacagaaagtagtctagcggtgttaaatcacaagctcttgaaggccaattcacaggtccaaaacgtgaaattaggcggtcaccaaacgtgtctttcaataaatcgattgtggcacgagctgtgtgacatgctgcgccgtctcgttggaaccacagctcctgtacatcatggttgttt includes:
- the LOC123677973 gene encoding NF-X1-type zinc finger protein NFXL1-like translates to MDQYIFSNISEQPSVQIQLDLVNNMAGRFSSPQWNRRGCNSNYAWQTCEDFKVPDNSVWYGRDDDGSDIFCGKAWCDGEEVPAKVIPRRRECRVIDNGCERVVPNCRKVLICSRSEGNRCERRGDDCHWRRHNHCKDDSSSCESEVENTTTTKKSTCSNNESKVLEKSTKSCSSSTTTVVKKDRKKRESGGERCRYVRRTRMVPKVTVQPRVRYIPQVINERSVRYVQESYVTRVCERRRCEPSCEPCEPRCEPRCEPLCEPRCEPCCEPCEQRCEPSCEPCDQRCEPCCEPCEKRCEPCCEPCEQRCEPFCEPCEPCEPSNPCEPCNPCDPCSSNRRGKTIVFSAQSAGQKLLGRSRRIKLI